The genomic window TGTTGCATGTAGTAAATTGCCCTGTTAACACAGAATAGTATTACCACTACCATTTCAggttaaaaactgtaaataagGTTAAATAGCTTTAATGTAAATGCCCACCCACcactctgaaaaaagaaaaagaaaatgatcatGAATATTATCATGCATACATGTAGCCCAGTAAAGGGCCCATCCAGTACTGAATGGTGAAACTGAGTAAGGGAATAGGCTTCCAGCGAAGGGTAAAGTACCCAGTAAAACGCCCATCCCTAAACTTCAGAACAAAATTTGTGCAAAGTGGTGTTGGGTGCTTACACGGTAGTTTACAGTTTGTGTGACTGTTGTCCAGATGTCTGTTCTGGATCATGAGATGAAAAAAGATCCACGGTTACTATTTAATCCATTGAGTATCTCATACAAGAAAAGTTTCAGGTCCTGTTTCCCCAAGGAGATACAACAATCTGCAGCTGATCCATTGTCGCCAAAACCACATTTGTTGAGTCAAAATgtcagtttcaagatgtcagattatgcagactgatccatacaaaCTAAAACACATCTgctgtcaaaaaagaaaagaaaaaaacaaaagagcagcagatgcctgaaccTTCCATGAACCCAgcacactgatcaggccttgaaagctTATCCTAGGTTTCTGCTAAACATAAtaaaatggaaacaaaataataCGACACCCTactccccaataaaaaaaaaagagaagaatattCTAAAATGTAGTGAAGGAAAAGATGTGTAGAAggtaaatgattgaaataaaaacaagaacaaaaatgggCCACTCTCACTGAACCCatgtgcacctacacacacaaacacacacacacagatacacacatgcacattcaacacacaaacacacacacacagagatctatacGCAACACACATGCAACTATTTCAGTATGTTTTGCAATCTCAGAGTCAGAGACACAAAGGCCCAACAACTGTGTTTTTTCATAGAAGTTTGGGAGATATGACTGAATGAAATATACAAACAAGGCTTTTTTCCCTATTCTTCTGGAACTATTCCCAATCTAGAGTATACAGCATCAGCAGTGAATGagttacagcaacacacacacaaaactgaacctGTAACAATGTATCACTTACCTGAAACCACCCCCACAGATCAGCACTGACACCAGGAGGGGGCGGGGCCTGCCCACCGTACCCTCCCCCAAGGGGTGGGCCACCGCCGTATCCTGCCTGACCTTGAGGTGGTGGGGCGCCCCCATATGGGGGAGCCCCCCCTGGGGGTTGCTGATATCCTGGAGCCCCATACTGTCCTGCTGGTCTCTGCTGTTGTTGTCCATACCCTGGCTGACCGTAAGGAGGCTGCCCATACTGCTGCTGAGGTTGTCCATACTGTTGAGACGGTTGACCATATTGCTGTTGCGGCTGGCCGTACTGCTGGGGTGGCTGGCCATATTGCTGAGGTGGTTGGCCGTATTGCTGAGGTGGTTGACCGTACTGCTGAGGTGGCTGGCCATACTGCTGTTGCTGACCATACTGTGGCTGCCCATAGCctggtggttgctgctgctgtggaggCTGTCCGTACCCACCCTGATAAACACATCAATGTGTAACTGGACTGACAATGTAAAAATAAATCaagtaataaatacataaatgataaacaagtaaataaatgcagCCTAAATTAATGACATGTATACCCTCCCAATATACCTTTTTTAATGGCTAGTAACATAATAGTATGTAATattatgaaacaaaatgaaatgactcTTTTTTATGAGCAATATTTATAGATCTAGGTATAGATCTATCTAGGTACAACATTCTTGGGAATCCATGAACAATACACTGAATACGATACTAGAAGGCACAGACACTGGATGTTATGAGAACTGAGTCCCTGGACTTCAGCAAGTCTGGAGTCTCTTCTGATTGAAAAATCAGGTTAATGTATCAATCCCTGCCACCACTCCTTTCCTCTCCACTCCCATGCACTTCCCTCCTCACATCACCTTCCCTTCTTCCCATATCCCATAACCCAGTGGAGGGTTGTTGGGGCACTGCTGATGATTTCCAGAACAGTTTTCTCCATTGGTTTCTGTCTCTTGCAGCTCTCTGGCAAATTCAGGTCTGTCCATactttgatgttgtcctgccacatGTTCTTTTGCCCCACACTTTTCCTACTGCCTTgtacggtgccctgcagaatggtctttgcgAGCCCGTCATATTTTGTGAcatgtccataccatctaagctTCCTCATCATGACATTTAGGAGGTGATCCTGGGGTCCAATGGTTTAGGTGATCTTCCTCACAGGCTTCCATAAAATCATCAAATTACTCAGGAAAAATAAAAATGGCTGTGAAATGTAGAGCAATAACATCTTCCCTATCTCCTTGTATTAATGACAAGGTGTATTTTTTGCTTGTGGTGATAGCGTCTCTCATGTTTTCTCAACTTCTGCTGTGACTGAGTTAAATCCGCATCTGATCCACCTGCAATCAAAgtgttgatgttcttcttcttcctgattaGTGACCACAATCATCATTTTGATAATTCTGTCACTCATAGAGGGGGAgtctgattaaaaaacaaacaacaacaacaacaacaaaaacaacaacaacagaaccacgaCTGTTAAGCACCCCTGGTTCAGCCTGGGGAGCCTTGgccctgggtaaaaaaaaaaaaaaaagaagaaaagaaaagtgctgCCCTATTGCAGTTTGGAGGCTTTTGACACAAAACTAAAGTGTCGATTGTCTTTGCCTCCACTACATTTTCAGATAAACTGTTCCCACCCCGGATGGTCCTTGGGAGGATCGAAAACTGGTGGGTACTGGGTTTGACACTGTGGGAGCTTGAACTGCTGGCTTCGACCGCATCGCTGACGTGGTGGTGTTGGAACTAACTTGCTCTTGATGTGGTCAGTATGGAATAGGTTGTGGTGGATTTTGTAAAACACGGCATGGCGTGCTGTCCCTCCCCTGTCCTGAAGACTAGTTCTTCCTGGACCGTGTACGTGAATCTGTCAAGTATTTATTTTgcaccccctgcaccctcccctgccccccaaccccccaccccttcttcccttcctggaGCGTGGACGTGAATCCGTCAAATACTAATTCTCAACCAGAAAAAAGTGTTTTTTAAGACCAAGCATATTCATGCAACAttctttctcgttttcttttctttttcttctttttttccaccacgtttttttatttgttcagcCAACATCCGTTTTTGTTGTTCATTATAAACGTGATTCAGTGACAATGTGAGGATCAACAGTTCATAAATTACTTCAGATATAACCCTTGTACTTacatattgttgttgtggtggtcctCCCCAAGACATGATTACGTCTGAAGACAGCCGTACACAATACAAAAGCTTTAAACTATTGTGAAACAGTCTAAATTTGCGGAAATGCTATGCCACATAAAGAGAGATCACTCACGTGTTACCGCGCCAGAAGGGCTCTCACTCTCCTGCGTTTTAATGCATGAACACTGACGATAGTGACAAAACGTGAAGGGTCTGGGGTAACTTAAGTTGTATGATTTGTGAACACGGTAGGAAATCTAAATCACTGTCAGCGATCAGAAAATGGGGGTTCCAAAGGAAGAACTGGAAAAGAAACTGCAAGCAGAACTAGATGCAACTCATCTGGTAAGAATATTGATTACTTGATCGCAATTCACTTTATTAGGTGATACATGTGTACGAGCATTGTTACCACAGATAATGTATATTATACAAACAAGATAACAACATTGTAAGTAagtgttgaaacacacacacacacacacacacacacacacacacacacacatttcattgagCTCATTCTTCTCCTCTTGATTCATAGGGGAGGAGTAGTTACGGCAATCCCAGAAAACCTTTATGTGTGATAAAGCATGAACAAGATTTTAAAAGATTTATATATTATATGCTAATAATGTGTGCAATGACgaatgtgttatttttttttccacaagtaATAATTATGAAAATCAAATAGTTCATAACTATTAACCAGATTGGCAGATACATTTTCATGCTGGACCAAACACTGTGATCATTATTTTACGTTGCAGGAAGTAATAGACATGTCAGATGGTTGTGGAGCCAAATACCAAGTTCTTATCGTCTCATCAAAGTTTGATGGCGTCAAACCTACTATCAAAAgacacaggtaaaaaaacaaaacaacaacaaaaacaacaacaaatcaccaacaacaacaaaaaacaaacaacaaatgtgaataaacaaacaaaaaattatcagttagatcatttgctttaaacagttcatgatcatgtatgtgtgtgtgtgtgtgtgtgcgcgcgcatgcgcacatacgtgtgtgtgtgtgtgtgtatgcttacatgaatgtgtgtgtctgtgtctgtgtgcatgtgtgtgtttacaggtaggtgtgtgtgtgtgtgtttagagggaaatgtcagaaatgttttattatcattttatgtctcTGTAGCAACAATAAATACAACCACAGTGTTTGGGCTGTTTATCGTTTTATGGGTGCACATTTCCTTCTAATACAACATACATTAAATCTACTCCAGTAATATTGGGACATCCCTATATGTCCTaccagatctatgttccccaaggGCTGTATTTCCCCAAATTTACTTTCAGACACATCTAATTGTGTATTCCCCCAAATTTACTTTCACTGTTTCAGTCAGATCAAAGTTCCACCAGGCCATCGCTGACCACAAAT from Babylonia areolata isolate BAREFJ2019XMU chromosome 1, ASM4173473v1, whole genome shotgun sequence includes these protein-coding regions:
- the LOC143289051 gene encoding uncharacterized protein LOC143289051, yielding MGVPKEELEKKLQAELDATHLEVIDMSDGCGAKYQVLIVSSKFDGVKPTIKRHRMVHGAIEEEMKSIHAIQLKTMSPEEWEKMQQS
- the LOC143289043 gene encoding sorcin-like isoform X1 translates to MSWGGPPQQQYGGYGQPPQQQQPPGYGQPQYGQQQQYGQPPQQYGQPPQQYGQPPQQYGQPPQQYGQPQQQYGQPSQQYGQPQQQYGQPPYGQPGYGQQQQRPAGQYGAPGYQQPPGGAPPYGGAPPPQGQAGYGGGPPLGGGYGGQAPPPPGVSADLWGWFQTVDQDRSGKITATELQQALMNGNWSPFNPETCRLMIGMFDKDRSGTIDIHEFAALWKYIQDWKGCFDRFDTDRSGNIDGNELGNAFRTFGYNLSPQFSQLVVRVFDRRGANNINFDDFIQASVMLKTFTDKFRNKDTQQKGIINIAYEEFMDMVLDTTLARL
- the LOC143289043 gene encoding sorcin-like isoform X2; its protein translation is MSWGGPPQQQYGGYGQPPQQQQPPGYGQPQYGQQQQYGQPPQQYGQPPQQYGQPPQQYGQPPQQYGQPQQQYGQPSQQYGQPQQQYGQPPYGQPGYGQQQQRPAGQYGAPGYQQPPGGAPPYGGAPPPQGQAGYGGGPPLGGGYGGQAPPPPGVSADLWGWFQTVDQDRSGKITATELQQALMNGNWSPFNPETCRLMIGMFDKDRSGTIDIHEFAALWKYIQDWKGCFDRFDTDRSGNIDGNELGNAFRTFGYNLSPQFSQLVVRVFDRRGANNINFDDFIQASVMLKTFTDKFRNKDTQQKGIINIAYEEFLEMVLDTTLARV